The genome window TAAACCAACTTCATACAAACGATTCAATAACGAAAACGGATTTTGAATAGTAGCAATTCTTGGTAAACCGTGTTTTTCACTTTCCATCAGAAAACGCATCACGCCCCACGGATTTTCATTAGAAAGACCAATGTGTTTGATTTTTCCTTCTTTAATCAGACCATCATAAACCGTTAACACATCAAAAATATTATCTTGCCATTTGGTATCAATTTCTTGAACACCACGTTTTTGAAACATGTTCATTACGCGTTCTGGCCAATGCATTTGATACAAATCGATATAATCGGTTTGCAGGTTTTTTAAACTTAATTCTACCGCTTCATGAATACTTTTCTTAGAAAAATCTAGTGGTTGACGGATATAATCCATTCCACGATTTGGTCCAGCAATTTTAGTAGCTAAAACTAATTTTTCTCTTTCCGAAGCACCAATTTTCTTAATCCAAGTTCCGATGTGACGTTCTGTACTTCCAAAGATTTGGGCGTTTCCGCCAATTGGATACATTTCGGCAGTATCAATAAAATTGATTCCTTTTTCAATTGCGAAATCCAATTGACTGTGTGATTCACTTTCGGTGTTTTGATTACCAAAAGTCATCGTTCCTAAACAAATTTTACTAACTTTTAAATTGGTATTGGGTAGTGTTGTGTAGTTCATTTTTGAATTTAAAATCTTAAAAGACAAATTTACAAAGTTTCAACCAAAGAAAAAGGCTTGAATTTGAAACTCAAGCCTTTTTTATCAATCTTTTATGAAATGTTATAGTTCATTCATCAGTTTTGAAATCTCATCTAACTTAGGTGTTAAAATAATTTCAATTCTTCTGTTTTTTGCTTTTCCTTCAGCTGTATCGTTGCTCATTAATGGCATATATTCACCACGACCAGCAGCAGTTAAGTTCTTCTTATCAATAGCTTTATTTTCAGATAAAATATTTACGATTGCAGTAGCACGTTTTGTAGATAAATCCCAGTTGTTTTCTACTCCACCACCAATTGTTCCTGTAATTTTATCATTATCAGTATGTCCTTCAATCAATACTGAAATATCAGGATTTTGACCTAAAACATCACCAACTAATTTAACCGCTTTTTTCCCTTCAGCACCAACTGTCCAACTTCCAGATTCGAAAAGTAATTTGTTTTCCATAGAAACATAAACTTTTCCATTTCTATTTTCAACTGTTAAACCTTTACCTTCAAATGCTTTTAACGATTTAGATAATGTTTCTTTTAATTTGTTCATTAAAGCTTCTTTATCAGCAATCATTTTTTCTAAATCTGCTAATCTGCTTGAAGACGCTTCTAAATCTTTTTTCAATTTATTTAAACGCTCTTGCTCTGCAGCCAATGCTTTTTCTTTAGCTTCTAACTGCGCTAACAATTGTCTGTTTTTATTGATATTTGCTTCTAATGCATCGTTACTATCTTTTTCAAGAGCCGAATAAGATGCTTTTAAATTATCTAAATTCTTTTTAGTTGCTGCATAATCAGAAGCTAATTTATCACGCTCCGCTTTTAATTTGTCTAATTCCGATTGTAATTTATTTTTATCTAATTCTAACTGATTTTTATCTGTTTTTAATACTCCATTTTCATCAGATAAAGCATTGTTTTCTTTCTTTAAATCAGCATATTTATTTTCTAAATCTTGATAGATTTTTTTAGAAACACATGACGTAGTTAAACTTAAAACTACACAGGCAAGGGCAATTTTTCTTATCATATTTTTGTGATTGAATTTTGTATTTGAGATTGAATTTTTACTTATTTAATTTCTACTAAAACCGGGCAATGGTCAGAATGTTTTGCTTCTGGCAAAATTAAAGCTCTTTGAATTTTATCTTTCAAAGGTTCGGCTGCCAAGCAATAATCAATTCTCCATCCTTTATTATTATTACGAGCATTTGCTCTATAACTCCACCAACTATAATTGTGTGGTTCTTTGTTTAAATGACG of Flavobacterium channae contains these proteins:
- a CDS encoding aldo/keto reductase; translated protein: MNYTTLPNTNLKVSKICLGTMTFGNQNTESESHSQLDFAIEKGINFIDTAEMYPIGGNAQIFGSTERHIGTWIKKIGASEREKLVLATKIAGPNRGMDYIRQPLDFSKKSIHEAVELSLKNLQTDYIDLYQMHWPERVMNMFQKRGVQEIDTKWQDNIFDVLTVYDGLIKEGKIKHIGLSNENPWGVMRFLMESEKHGLPRIATIQNPFSLLNRLYEVGLSEIGMRENVGLLAYSPLGFGFLTGKYLKGYPENSRMKLFPNFVRYTNENCFKATKLYKELAEANGLTLTQMAIAFVHRQKFVTSTIIGATTMEQLQENIAAFDTILTDEIVAEIEKIQELIPNPAP
- a CDS encoding OmpA/MotB family protein, with the protein product MIRKIALACVVLSLTTSCVSKKIYQDLENKYADLKKENNALSDENGVLKTDKNQLELDKNKLQSELDKLKAERDKLASDYAATKKNLDNLKASYSALEKDSNDALEANINKNRQLLAQLEAKEKALAAEQERLNKLKKDLEASSSRLADLEKMIADKEALMNKLKETLSKSLKAFEGKGLTVENRNGKVYVSMENKLLFESGSWTVGAEGKKAVKLVGDVLGQNPDISVLIEGHTDNDKITGTIGGGVENNWDLSTKRATAIVNILSENKAIDKKNLTAAGRGEYMPLMSNDTAEGKAKNRRIEIILTPKLDEISKLMNEL